The following nucleotide sequence is from Apium graveolens cultivar Ventura chromosome 4, ASM990537v1, whole genome shotgun sequence.
AGAAATTTTTTGGACTTAATTTTGTTTAGACATAAATTTCGAacttttaatatatatatatataaatataaactAGTACATagcccgtgcgatgcacggtGGTTTATATCATTATAAATTGTAAATCTAGACTATAATATAATAACCGCAATGGGATATattttggttcaacggttatccccttattttggttattaaaaattaaaaaaaaatagtaTTATGCACATGCTAAACTACCAAATTGTTAAATTACTAGATATAGTCTCCCGCTTAATTCCGACCAaaacttatcctactaaactacaatCAGAGCTCCTTCCTAATTCTTTCattgattttattataaatatataattattatatatttatataaatatattaaaattaatatatgattggatataaaaaatttaaaatttatttaaatattaaccGAGTCAttgcatcgcacgggatttaagcTAGTTATAATTTAATATGTTGCAGGTGTGATTCGAACCTTGTACaccttaaataataatttttaagatcATATTTAAAGGTTCTCATCAATTCGATCTGACGGCCCTGGATTGAGTGATCAGAAGACCAACGACCAAACTTTCaatgtttcgtctttaatataatagtatagatagatgTAAAACAAAGTTACAAGTTATTGTGGAAGTTCATATAGACTACTTCAAGCCATTTAGAGGCCCATTCAGTGGTTAAAACGCATAATGTCTAGACTTGTACCTATTCAATAAATATCAGTACAATACTTTGAAGTCGAAGAAAACAATGAGTTTCAAAAAAAGAGGAAAAGAAGCAACAAATCAACAATCTCTTCGACTCTTTTCTTTGCTCTCTGTCAGGAAGGGCATAGTATTAGTAGTATTTAGTACTAACAGTACTATTAGTATAATTAGTGGGGGCATAATAGTCTTTATAGCTATTAGTCTGAACAGACCAGAACTAGTATAAATAGACTAGCAAGCTTTGTAATTCAGTATGCATGATGAAATATCAGGAAATGGAATATCTTTTCCACCAAGTCTTCTCTCTCTAGAAATTCTGTTATTCTCTCTCTCTAAAACTGATCTCTCTCTCTAGGTCATTTCTATCCCTGATTCTATCAATCTCTTGCTTGTTTCTCTTCTAATCTAGCTATTTTTAACTAAATCTATCCTTGTTTTATTGTTTTACTTGCTTATAAACCTAGAAAATCACAAAAACATTGAAAAACTAGAAAACTACATTGTCAAGGCATGACACTCTCCCTCTTTGGAGGAAACCTGGAGATAATAATATATTGTGATTGTGATGCAGTAGAAGTTTTTAACATGTGTTTACAAAAATCAAAAGGTTCCACCATACTTTTATTGGTCTACTTGTTCACATCAACTTCAATTTTAGACACCTCTTCTTTCTAAGTGTTTTATACACTTAACTTGAGAAGGTTCAACAATCTGATTATCTTTAACAATCAGAACATGTGATTTACCGTCGTCATGGTGTCTCACAAGTTCTGCCGGCACTCTTCCTCCACCCCATCCGACCCCCGAGTCTTGGACTATAACAAGCATACTACGAAATCCAGTATCAATGTACGAAATGAACACATGATCAAGGACTACACTTCTATCAGTATGGGAAGTCAAGCATATTGATGAACACTAATGGATTTTTTGAACACCAAGGACATCATTCATATCCTAAATATAGATGTACTTGATGCAACAAAGAGTAGAAAGTTTACCTTCTTTTGAGTTAGTATATCACCGCTAGTGCTTTTGATGACCCATTCTCTATCATGTAGCAATCCTGCATAATTTCGTAAGAGAAACAAGGGCATTAAGAATAGCAGATATAGAAAAACATGTTTCCAACAAAAAGTCTACATGTGCTGGATGAGGTATCTTGGCAGATAGTAAAGTTAAAACTACTTCCTAGTTAGAAATACTTGATaagttttttatttaatatataattcAACTCAACTCTACTGATCACTCATCCGTAACTAACTGGTGGGATGTACATGAGTACTAGGTGCAATGGCAGTAATGCCTAGTAGagagatttaaaatatttaatatttccAGATGAAGGATTTAAATTATTCACACCGAGTAATGTGGAATAACCCAATTAATGAATAACTAATAATCTAAAAAACAGCGTCGACTTTCTCATGTTATGTTGTTTTACAAATTAATATCTTTTAGGACTGCAGAGGGCTTGAATTTGCAAGCAGGAAGGCCCTGTTTGCTTCCGTCTCTGTCACAGATTTTTTCACCCACTGCACGCTGTGACATCTGTTTCTGATCCCTTTGTCCGTGTCCCAGTTCATTTTTGTATTTCAATCTAGTCTTAAATCCTTATTTGAGAATTCAAATCAGTGTTAAGGTTTTGTAATTATACTAGGAAGTTTCTTGAACTGCGTTCTACTGAAGAATTATCTATACTACCTGCATACAGGTGTTATTCAGCATTATAAGTTGTAGGATTATCTTCAGGCACGAAACATGCCTACAGAAAAGATAGATCTGTAGTTATGCAAACTTCCTGAAGGAGATAAACATGAAAGGATTGATGATGCAGAAGCTTCTGACTACGTTCAAGATATAAAATGAATATCAGGTGTTGATAGAGTTTGTAGATAAATGAGAGGAGAAGGATTAATGATGTACTGAGGAGAGTTAAGACAGGAAGAGAAGTTGAGAAAGAATCGGACAGAAGTAATACACAGAGAAGAGATGGCGACAAGGTGAACATCGATGCTGCACACTATGCAAAAAAAAAAAGAGCAGTCACAAGAAGATCTATTTCACATGTTTAAATATCTATATATCATCAAAATTTTCATTACAGTCTAATCTTAAATTGTGTATAGTATAAAAAGTATTGCAGCAAGTGCAGTAACACTCTACTATCACAAGACATCAGTGTCAAAAACAAATGtctgtatcaggaaaatgcaaATTAGACAAAACATAATAACAAATTGACTAGAACTAGCATGACATAAATATGTTTATGCCCTTATGATAACTACTACTTAAAACAGTAATGAGATGTAAGGCTAAGGCAGGCAATTCATAAAGTTGCTACTTCTGGACATTACCCGCaattatatacatataatatCCTCGACTAAAAATGGACTATTTAATCACATTCATTTTGTAATACTCGGGCTACCATAACTATTTAGGGTATTGATGTTCTTCCCACatgattttttatatttttatagaaaTTTTCCAGTTTGGTCATTTGGTGTCAAAATCCAACTTAAAAAAACAAAAATCAGATGCATTTATATGGAACAAAGAGCTTTTACTACATGCATCTTACAAATAGCTACCAGTACTGCTTAACAGCCAACTGTCCACGCTGAACCCTCCACAGGATTTTATTGGATAGATATTTATTGACCGCAGATAGTATTTGGACATATTTCTATCAGTTCCTGCAGTTTGAGAatcatatatatgtaaagtgatGATAACAGCAAGTAATGCCACTGAATATGCATAAAGCAAAAACTTGTTATTcaataagagagagagagagagagggagagagagagagagggagggagagagagagagggagagagagagagagagggagagagggagagagggagagagagggagaggaagggggagagggagggggagagGGAGAGGGGGAGAGGGGGAGAGGGGGTGGGGAGAGGGAGAGGGGGAGCGGGAGCAGCACATTCTATTATTAAAAAGCAGGAGGGAAAATATAAGAAAAAGACCTTCAGTTGTAATTGGTCTGTGAAAAATTGAATTAGAATGCAAAGGTAACGAGACAAATGAGTTCCGTATAAAGTTCATAAATTTCTGCAAATCAACATGAAATGGGAAATGGATGTTAGAAAAGTTCGGTTAGATATAAACTATTTTGTTTATAATTAACAGAAAATGTTTTACATGGACAAAAATTACCTTCAACCATTGATTATTATCTCCACCAAAAGATTGTAATTGACAAATTAAAGGGTAAATAAACTGATTTTAGTGGAGGAGTACAATATACAAAGAAAGAAAATTGTCAAATCAGACTTTAAGAGTAGTTCAAGAAATTGAGACTCCCTTCGAATCCCAAGTATGACAATCAATACATTTAAGCCAACTTCTTAATTTCTTTAAAAAGATGGCTAACTTTTACCATTTGGAAAAAAACACAATAGCAGTACAATCACTTTTGGTTTTAGGCATGTCTTTTTTCCTGTCCTATTTAGTATCTTAAGACGGAGAAACAGAATTTAACTACCGATAATTAAATTTGGAGTACAATAAGTAAAATAACAAGTTTCATGTAGCCTGTGACCATATGTTTCATTATGCTAATACCTACTACAGGAATGCCTTTTTTAATTGAAACATCTACCTTGGCATCTTCAAATGTTGACATATATCCAAAGGATACTCTCACAGCTCCGGTAGGTTTTCCATTTAATACATCGTGATCATCCCAGCAGACATGCCCTACCTAAATGTACAGGATATATATCAGTTACAAAATTTTGAGTTTATCTTGTCAAAAATTTACACCATGTGAAATGCATATACAACAAAGAAGAACATTGAACAACCTCAATATTGGAAAGAAGATCGGAGTGTGACAAGCCAAGATACTTAGCACATGCACCAGGATTGCAAAAGCACCCTGTCTAGAAAAGAAAGTTCAATCAATAACCGTGACAACCGAAACAACCACTTTGGTCTTCTCATGTCAGTATTAAGTAATCAAAAGGTCTACATTCTACAAGGACatttattaactaaaattaagtCAAGTTTTAAAAGAAGCATTAGACTTGATTGTACATCCCATAATGTAATGCACAATTATCACTTACAAACATAAATTCTGGATAACCTTTACTCGACTCTTACCCGTAATTGTATTCCAGATAAAGAAGCCAGTTTTTCAACTTCATGGTAGCCAAACCAAGACCCATCTGGCCTTTTCAAGTTGAATGAGACAGTTGGACCAAGTTTAGTATGCAATACCTAAAACAGATTAAATCGATATTAGAAGCCTCCTAAGTACGGGTTGATATGCAAGTCAAGTAACATTGACAAGAATTGCAGAACACTAAAAACAGAATACTAATGCCACGTTTATAGGTTGAAATATGAATATCATATTGTTTAGAAAAAGGAAGGGATCCAAGACCATTTTCGAATTCAAAGTTGCCTCAGTATGTTTTTCCTCTTATTGTATGACAGGCACTCAAGAAAGGAAGAGGAAGGAGTGCTCGGACCGGAACTTTAAAAGGATTTACTTTTAGGAATTGAAAGCACGAGAAAAATTCGGGGATGATGTTTCACCTTTCACTACCACCGGACAAACCATTAGATGATCTCTATTAGAATACTAATATTCAGGGGATTTCAGGTGGCTAAATATACGATATCATATTTCGTTCTTCTCTGTCTCTATAACTGGAGGATGACATACTACCAACTCAATAGTTTAAACTTTGATGCCATGCCTAACAACAAACATATGCATTCAAAAACAGTATTAGGCAATTGAATCAGCCTACTTTCCCCAGACTCCAACCTCAAGTTCAAGAAGCACTGAAGTCTTACATTCACATACAAATTTGCTAAAAGAATGGCTTTAGATCTCACTAACATATATGAAATATACAAGCTTTGATGTCTAACCTTTGAATCAAGTCCATAAACCACACAGACACCGTCACCATTGTCATGTCGCAGAGCCAGAAGCATATTCCGCAAATATGTAGCAAGTGATGCTGTATGCCTTGGAGCACAATATTAATCATATCAAAAGACAACATGACACAAGCTAGAAAGAATTATGTCTTCCTATACCGATCATAGAAAATTAGAAAAGATGACATAAAATTGCAAAATATACCCTTGAACTGGTAATAAATACAAGATGAAAATGCCAAGACCAAGAAGAACTAACCCAGAAATCACAAGAGAAGTTGTGAATAAACTCCTATGATAGATAACGGTACAAGATTTTCTGCTCTTTCAACTTTACATAGAAGTGAGATACATTTTTTAAAAGCTAAAACTCAAAGTATAAATTTAGCCATGGTattcttcttctcttctttttAGTATGAAGTTACACATAGATGTGGGTCTGTTCATTAAATCAAGTTAACCCAAGGGATCTAGTCACAAACCCAATTTGCTTTTACTGAGGACCGATGAGCAAATTTTCATACAGTATTTATACCTATAAACTTTTATGCATAACTTAATATGTATAACCCCTCAGAAGGCATTAATTCCATAGCTTCCGCTGTTCCGCGTATACATATGTGAACTAGTGACAATTGATCTTGTTGACAGGATTAGTAACTCCAGAATAGACTCTACATGCCCTCAGTAACTTACCATTAAAAATATCACAACATTATTGGATTGGGGGAGGGGTTTAGGGAAAATTTGGGCCCTCGCCACATGTCTACATTTTCGTATTTGATTGTAACAATCTATTTCTATCAAAACGGATTATAGATTTACCTTTAAAAATAACATAAATTGCTACAAGCAAATTTTAGCACACTGCGTTATGAATTCTGAAAAAAATTGCAACATCATAAAAGAAGAAACAGATAACAGTCAAATTACTTGAGCTGTTAAAGTTGCCCGCAAGGTATGACAAAGAAGACTGTCTGCGCCTGTATCTAGTTTGACATTTCCCATCATGTGCCCATATATGAACTAAACAACAATATATGCTTCCCAGCTATACCCATTAAGAGTAGAATCAGTGAAAACGGTGAAACTCTGCACATACCTAGATATAGCTGATATGGTCAAAGTATTTAGAATGTAGAACCCATGATGAATGGATGCAATGCTCAAATATGATATACTTCCATCTTCCAAAGACTCCTCAGCACCCTCTCTTCTTTTAACGAAGTCGATATCAGCAATTGAAGCAGCTACTGTGCCTGGAAAGGTAATGAATGTGAGTAGTATATTTGTTATATTTTTAGACATTTTGGGAAAAATAGAATAAGCCAAACCTCCACTAAAGTATGTTTTCTTCAATAACTTCACGGCATCTGATGATAAAAAATTTAAACATAGAAGGGATTATCAATTAAGTAACAAGACGATAAgccatatatataatatatatatatatataacaatggAAAGGTACACGATGCAAATATCATTTAGCAGTAACACGCCTGTCTAGGGATGAGTGATGACTAAATAACAGTAAAAAGAAAAAATAATGGTCAAACTGTTCAAGCCAGCCAAAAAGAATACTTCTTGTACTATGATGAGTGGTTCGTTTTGGTTTTTCCTTGAGCAGATTTGTTTCAGTTTGAATAATTCAATAATAACAAAGAAACAACTACTTTTAAAAACACTGAATTATATATTAGGCATTGTTATAATACCAAAAGATTATgactaatatataatatacatataagtatataaTTGTACATGGTTTATATATATGTTTCATTCTGATTAATTTGCAGGACTACTCAATTGTTTTTATATTAATATTGCGGGGAATTGCCTGATAGGAAAAGGTTCTTTACATAATATAAAGGAAATTACTGCCTAATATTAATAAGATTTAAGGTATTAAACAAAGTAGATGCCCCGCAATTTTAGCAGCAGAATACTCCGAACTTCTATCTATACTCTACAATTTACTCTGAGAATGACAAGGGTTCCAGAATATTATATTACCCACAATATGTCTACTCAGGACAAGGTGGTCGAAACCCAAAATAATACAGTACCGAGACACTGACCTTTGGGCTCTGCACTTTCAGTTGTGCATTTTGTTTCTGTTTTCTTTTAATTATGTAAGATAATTTATTAAACATCTAAGGGGTGATCTTCCCCATATTTTACGATAATAGCCATAACATATTATAATTCACTATTTAAATTGCTTACCATTTCGAACAATGAGTGCTCCAAGTCCAGTTGGATAGCCAAATAGCTAGATTCAAGGAAAAAGAGAAACAAAACACCACTCATTACTAACTTTAATACATCCACGCTTATAATATCTAAACTCAAATAACACTTAGAAAGTGCTGATTACCTTGTAGAATGAGATAACAACAAAGTCTGCCTTGTACTTGGATAAATCTGGTGGCTCTGTTGCACATCCTTTTGCCGCATCAATGAGAACCATCCAGTTTCCCCTAGTTGCAATTATTAAAGCAGGTATATTTCATTAGGAGACCAAAGCAAACTCATGACAGGCATCTCCACTGTATGTAATTTCTTAATAGAAAGCCATCACTACATTAAATGATGAAAAAAAATGTAAGTGCTAGCCAACTAATATACTTGTGATGTGGAGACTCCTTTAAAATTCTTTCTGTATCTTCCTTTATTATGTTCGCTAAATCAAGATTGAATTTCACGCCCGAGAAATTGCACTCTGAGGGAAAGGCAAATAAGTTGAAGGCCTTCTCTGCAATGAAGTGAGCACCGGTCACAAATTTATAAACTTAATTACAGAAAGTTGTGATATCATAAATATCTCAGTGTTAGAAACAGCCAAAGAACATTATCAAACACACATAAAAGCATGACACATCAAAGAACATTATCAAACACACATAAAAGCATGACACATCAAAGATCATTATCAAACACGCATAAAGTACGACAGACCACACATTACTAGAACGATCCG
It contains:
- the LOC141720957 gene encoding molybdenum cofactor sulfurase isoform X2, whose translation is MHQRRSTNAYSLPELRQPSNLLERLFHGAVGAVSCIPWRITIVFLESEKKAFNLFAFPSECNFSGVKFNLDLANIIKEDTERILKESPHHKGNWMVLIDAAKGCATEPPDLSKYKADFVVISFYKLFGYPTGLGALIVRNDAVKLLKKTYFSGGTVAASIADIDFVKRREGAEESLEDGSISYLSIASIHHGFYILNTLTISAISRHTASLATYLRNMLLALRHDNGDGVCVVYGLDSKVLHTKLGPTVSFNLKRPDGSWFGYHEVEKLASLSGIQLRTGCFCNPGACAKYLGLSHSDLLSNIEVGHVCWDDHDVLNGKPTGAVRVSFGYMSTFEDAKKFMNFIRNSFVSLPLHSNSIFHRPITTEGTDRNMSKYYLRSINIYPIKSCGGFSVDSWLLSSTGLLHDREWVIKSTSGDILTQKKVPEMCYISTLIDLNLGILFVESPRCKEKLQIELESDSYMPGRVEMEIHNLRYEVQVYGDEVDDWFSNAVGRPCTLLRSSGLAGSKRYPCSNRNQSAGMCIDAKSKLNFVNEAQLLLISEQSVSDLNTRLSSKNVEKGSPEAPIQVNPMRFRPNLVIAGGEAYAEDGWQCIRIAKKYFTSLGGCNRCQMININHQAGEVKRLNEPLATLAAYRRVKGKIYFGILLRYDDSDKEEAGSLIQVGEEVYPVADLF